The nucleotide sequence tccctgtctgtatctggcagtttctgaaaagctttctaaaataatcaggccccagtctgaatcttttaaacactgcttctttgaattcagcataggtgacgggcctgtctaaggggaaatattggtatacctcagccaattcccctttgatcaggtttgataaatactgcatgtatttatcttcaggtagcccccacaactgagctgctttttcaaaggtgctgaggtaaatttgaggatcttgaccaggctcatagacagcaaagtcctttggagtaatttttatttttgctccatctgtctttccttgtctcatcagaatgaaacttctctctttcaaattttaacttttctgcctgtaattccgcatccactctcattctctcaaattccaactccctctgtttttccttctctgcaccttccatcctcaatctctcagcttccaactccctctgcttgtctttttcctcagcctcccatcttaacttctctctcatgtactatatataagcgggattgcttaaatatccttctggggtctcttccctgacaggttgtttttgctgagcagttgcaaatcctataagtgctaccctcaattcatctacccctttaccctcgtgaggtaaattgaatgttatgcacttctccaccagctcctctcttttcatttttatgtattcagccatggtgtttgagttcactcactctttgccacacactctttgccagtcactctcacaagaaatcttgttttgttatttctgtttgccacaccactgttctggattctctagtattcgtatctggattctctgttgttcgtatcccaccgctactgccaccacgtgtgacgcccttccctggctctccctgtcaggttcctacctgcgcgtggctactgcctgtcactaggcaccaccagggactccaccagtccggactgttcttttttattgtttctctccccgctctagcacagatctcaacagatccccctgctaggcaaccaccagtcacgtcctaatactagtattcccagagactctgaatactggtattgttattcttttcaccgctgccaccatttgttacagttccccttcagccttggtcattaccttaccctcccttctggtctgtgaaaccccagccaaggatcaggcctttggtaaaccaaattaagtatttattaaagataacaaagctaacaagattaacaagatttcttcttaaggcacataagcatatggttttactcaatactaatccgaactccacccccctccttctccactctctcctggcaaacaactctctcagaccccaccaagcaacccactctttctcttcttccccccagattccactctcactcttccttttatacgttcagccattttaaacactcagccaatcatctagcattctactgcccattcactccccctcctctttcactccacttaccatgtatcttctaaacaaccaacacttaccatatatacattaatataggaacatcacaagcaccttgaattgggcctggaaactaagaggcaaccaatgcaactgttttagaacagagaTTTTATGAGTTCTAAAAGAAATCCCAAACAggaatctagctgctgcattttggaccagttgaagttctaaaaggaaccccaaaCAGGAATCTGGGCATTgccttttggaccagttgaagtttccgagtcatcttcaagggaagccccaaatacagcacattgcaataatccagtctgaaagttaccagagcatggactactgttgccaagtcatctttgtccaaaaggggccacagctgatgaaccagccagagctggaaataggcactcctagtcatcaagaccacctgagcctccagtgacaatgctggattaaGGAGTACCCCCAATTTACGAATCCCAAATTCCTGATCTGCTGCCTTATGGTtgcttttagggtttttttggaGTTTAAaatttgttgattttatttttttcctccaaGTATGTAGTTGAAAAGTGGtacattcattttaaaatacaaacagcAACAAGGTTTGAAAGAATAATGTGGAATAAAAGTTATACTTGACCCAAAGTATACATAATTTTTGATAATATGCCTGTTTTAACCCGCTACTCATTCCTACCGAGACCTCTACTTTTTAAAACTCCCAGCTATGTATCCTTTTATGATTCTGCTGCTAACCCTCTGCTTGTGGTTTCTCATGCTCCTAAAAGGAGACCAGGGCTATTTTTAGTATATAAAAGTATGCAAGGCACTACAGCTCCTCGGCTGAGCTGATAGAACCAAATtgtctttatatttttatttaaacgtATCTGGAAATTTAGTAACATGAGatttaacaaatttatttattgataATCTATTTGAGTAAACCTTTCTTTCAGTGAGATCATTTCTGCCTGCCCAAATGTTATCCATATGACTCACTCCCTAAAATTGCATGCTATCCTTATATAGAATTCAAGATAACTATAATGCAGGAGGGCTACTTTTGAAAAAACATGCTCCTTTAGAAAATATTGTAAACCTTTCTGCATTTTCTGATAGGGGAGTACTCAAATGTATTGGTAAACTACTGCTCTTGAGACACATTTTTGTTTTTGGGAGAATTTTGTGATATATACCCAGTGTGATAATTCTCTGCTTCCAAACTTTACCGTCTTTCTGCACTATTGTTTTCTCCAAACCAAGTCCACGAACCATAGACAATCCTATACACACGCAGGGGAAAagcatgcacacagcctttaATATACTGCAAGTTTTTACTGCAGCCAATCAACCAACAGAAtcggtttttttcttttctgtttttcttctggTGTACTGGCTGCCTAAAACATCCCAAACACTCCTGCCTTCGTTTAAGATTTTCCTTCGTCCATTCATATAGcagtctaggattgcagcctaaatgtgcaATAAATGTTGTTTCATTCGGTCCACATGCCTTtccaaaaaaagcaaaaacaaaatcaaagttgtggggggggggtaaaaCGGGTATTTGGTGAACCGCTGTTTCATATATGATCTGGCAGCAAATCTTGGCAGAGGATAGGGAGTCTCAGCCAGTTACTGCTTCTCACTAATGAAATTGTACGATAACGTTTGCGAACACGAGCTGGTGATACGCAATTTATATGATGCATTGTGTATCGTGTGAATCCTGTGAATTTCTACTAAGGTCCGGACTTGCGCGCAGGTAAATATGTACATGCACCCTTCACATACTAAAGGAACATTTAAAAGTAAAATGTAAGATTATCGAGAGAACCTAAAAAGGAGAGTGCCAGGTGTAGTTTTGTACGTCGGGACATTATTTTTAAACAACGTCGTGGAGCGCCTACTGGAGTCCTCCGCTGTGCGACGCCGCAGTATGACCGTGAGGCGtcgcctctcccaattcaggtgCAATAAGGGCGGGAAGCGAGCGAACATCTCTGGCGAAAAAGATGAAGGTCCGCGACAGAAAGCGAGCGGGAAAGCCGCCTCTCCTTACGCTCTCTTCTCTCCTCTACTTATTCCTCCTGCAACCCCTCCCACCAGCTCACGCTAAAAGAATGAACGTAGGAGATTCCGGTAGGCGGACTCCTCCCCCCATTTCACGGTGCTGATTGGCCCCTTCCACTCCTGTCGTCGATAGGCCACGCGGAAGAATTGCCAGGCAGTTATTGGCTGGCTGATCGGGATAGGGGGCCGTGCGCAAATCAGCAGGGAGGGTGCGTGGGGTCGTGTGCAAACCGCGTGTGGCGCAGCCAGCAGGGACTCAACGGCGTCGGGGGAAAGAGAGGCCAGGAAATCGCGCGCACGCGGAGGAGAGGGGGCGAAGGGGGAAAGTCTATCGCCGCACGGACGGTCCAGCTTCAGCCACCAACAGAGCCGAAACCTCCAGAAAGGTAACCGGAGCGAAGAAGGCCGGGCGGGGGAAAGCTTATTGGGCGGGGTGAGGAAAGGAGGGCGCTGGCTCGTTCCGGCCTACTGCGCGGGAAAAAAAAAGTCCGCCTTGGCTGCTACTTACGAGGAAGAGGGGACCACGAGGGCGGTCAGTGGTAGAGAGGGACGAAGCGGTGCAGGTAGGCAGGCTTTCGAAGGAACCCCTCTAATTACCGCCTTCtggtgtggggaggggagatggggcCTTGGAGGGAAATGGGACAAGCGAGCCCTACTCGTGACAAAAAGCACCCATTTTATTCCCTTGGCCTGGGCCCCATGTGGGCCTGCGTATGGGTGTTTGGAACGGGCAGTGAAAGGTGGGAGCTTGGCGCGGACAGATCGTGAGGGCAGGATAGGCCCTCGACACGGTCTCTTCTAGTCCCCGCCCGCCCCATAACAGGAGCATGTGAGTGTTGCCGAAGGATGGGAGCACCCTGGTGGCTCTGGGCCGAGGCGTAGCGTTACGTGCCGCCCTCTGGTTAGCTTGGGAAGGTGCCTGTCTCTGATGGCGCCATCGCTTTCtcctctctctcgcacacacgcaTATCCCGCGCGTTCTCCACGTGTTCGGCTGAGTAACTCGTAAGAAGAGCCAGTCCTTTGCCAATGCATTGTCATTCATGATCGTGTCTATGACGGTAGAAGGTGGCGTATGTTGTTAGCTGTCTTGGTGAGTGTGGTATGATCATAAATAAGAGTGAAATGCAGGGCCCTCGGTTGAAGAACAAGCCCCGCTGGCTTCAGTGGACGTGATTCCAAGCAAGTGGGTGTATTTGCAATTTCAAGGCACGGATGAACCGCTGATCAGTATCTTCAGATCCAAAAGTGATATACCTGCTGCTTACTGGAAGTAATCTAGGAGACAAGCGCACTGATTGGACGATTTGAAAGTGTAAAAAAACCCAGTGGAGACACGCGAGGACTTTATTGTAGGATTCTGTATCACTTCAGTACTATTTAAACGGATAGACTGAGAAAGGTTTGAAATGAGCCAGGCGGTCTATATTGGGTGGAGTGGTCAATTTCTAAAAAGTGATGAGGGGGGGAAAAGTCTGAAAGAGCAGGAGATGGCTTAAAAGTGGCACCTGAGCGTTATTACTCTTCTAACATACATGGAATCCTACAGGTTGGGAAGAGTTTGTTGATAATGTTCTGTGACTGTCATTGGATAGATCAGAACTAAATACCAAAACTCCAATTGAATCTTGGCAGAAATGgcttttgttttagtattttgctTAAAAAAGATTACTACTTGGTTACTGCAGGTCCTCTGAAAGCAAGACAATCACATACTTCTGTGAGTCTTGATCTTACAGCTTTATGCCACTTATGAAAGTTTACAGAAGCAGGTTTGAGATCCCAGTAGATTATGTAACGATAACTTTCTTAGACTTGTAAGATTTCCTAGGATTCTTAGTTATTTGCGCCAGACTGACATCGTTACTATTTAGGAATTTAACAACTTGTTCATTATTTACAGCATTTTGTACGCTGCCCCAAAACAAAGTTGTTGGGTGGTTGAAATGTAATTTGAATGCAAATAAgacataaaacataaaatcaaagGCAACATAAACATAACACAACTAATTGCATCCTGAAGTTAAAACAGATTTAATAACAAAGACCCAGGTTACATCAGTTATTAAAAAGCCCTGGATTAAGCAAGGTTTTTATCTATTGCCAAAAAGATCTTGAAGATGAATGTCAGGGAATTGCATTCTGAAAAAGCTATAGGAAGAGTACTGTTAGTCTTCACTTTAGAGAAAAAGCAACAAATCTTAGTTTGTCTTTCACATTCTTTTAACTCATTAGAAAGCCCAAAATGAGTCAATTGCAAAAAAAATTCTTGTCATACTGCACCTTCAATATGGGAAGAGTTTATATTACTGATTGGTGAAAGCAAAAATAATTGTTGCATTCTATGATACTAAAGCTCCAGTGACCATATCTAGTTTATACTGTCAAGTGTTGTGTTTCAGAGTGTTGCTAACATGGTTACTTTAAGTTGACTGTGATTAAGAGTGAAACTGATTGTCATACAAGCAGTTGCCCAACAAGTTTGGCATTGGATTAAAGCTGAATTGATTACTTCCGGTAGTGGTTATCATGAATCTCATTGACTTGACAAATGTCCCAGGTAACTTTTGTCTTGCACTTCCTAGGCAGACTTCTGAATAAAAATTCTGGTCTCCTGTCAGGAAGACTGATCAGATCTATATCTGATCAGCTTCAGCAACACTGTAGAATCTAGTGCTTTCAAACAATTTACAATGCCCTTATTTGGATATAATTAAGAatgattttcatgtggattttcgAAATAGGAATGTTAAAGAACTAGGCTGATTAATTAAAAAGACTTGGCTGATCTCTTAGGCCTGACCTGCACTGGGTCTTGACCTTTTTAATTGCAGTTACTAACTTCTAGGACTGTCAGCAATGTAGATAAAGTCTGTTGTAATACATGTGGGGGGGAAATAGAAAATAATTGCTTCACAATGACAATATACACTTATAAATTGAGCATGCAATTCTTTTTTTGGTAAATTTCCCTTCATCTGACTTCACACTGTAGTTCAGAGGCATTCTGAGTGCCTGCCTCCGCAGCTTGGAAATCAGATTTCCTATTTCCCATGTTTTCTGTGTGTCAGAAAACCTGGGGAACAGGCAAAGTTGGATCTGTGGATCCATTGAAATGGTATATAGCTTATACTGCAGGGCTGGGCAGCCTTTTTgcccctgagggccacatggatGATATAGGGCATGGCCAGATAGTGTTGGGCTGTGCCGTTCTCATACACACTCATTCTTGTGACGAGGAGGAAGATGTACAGGGAGAGAGTGCCTTCTTCAATTTAATCATGTTATGTGTTGTGCCATTTACATGGGGTGGAAGGCACATGAGGATGAAGCTTTCCATCATAATAGTGCTCACCCCAAGGCAGCAAAATTGGTTGGGTCAGGGAATGTATGGCTTGCCACCTGCCCTGGGTCACATAGGTCTGTGAGGGGTGCATGCATGTCATGAGCTGTGGATTGCCAAAATGTGCTATAATGTGTTGAATCCTTTTTGATAATGCAGTAGTTTTAGAAGGCACATTTTGCCTACTATTAATACAATGTGGATTTAAGCTTTTCTGCTGTGGAGATGACTATAATATACTCCACATCTGTTTGctgtctccttccttcttttGAGTTGTTCAAATGgtgcagggaagggaggagtAGCTGGGAAGTTTAGAAAGGGAAAGGAGAAGTTTTTCTTGGAAGAAATGGCTTAACACATCAGTGGGATTCTTGCCTCATGTAGTTTCTGAGGAGTTCTGGGATACCTGGGTGGGTGAGATACAAGAAGACTGCCCAGGTTTAAGTATCTTTGCCAACTGCCAGTAACAAAGTTGCCCCCTTGACCCACAACTGACTGGTGAGCAGGTACTTAAGGTTCTCATactagtaccgtatattccggcatataagacgactgggtgtataagacgacccccaacttttgagaagattttcctgggttaaaaagtcatcttatacgccggaatatacggtactaatACACTACTGGATCACAACCTGATTTAAAGGAAGCGTGCGCGCACGCGTGTTGTGATGGTCTGAGAGGGAACGCGCCTTGTCAGACGGAGTGGAAGAAATCTGCCAGCTTAAGGAGGGCACAGCGCCCGTGCTGTCtcggagggagagggccttctccgcGCTCATCCCTCTCCTCTCGCCTCCTTGCCTCAGGCCGGCGGGTGCGCGCTTGCGCTGGGCTCATCCTTGTCAAAATAGGGAGGCGATAGACACGGGAACGTGCGCGCTTGCCTTGCCTGAGCGAGCCCTTCTCTACAAGCTTGCCAGACCTGGGGAGGACAGCGAACAACTCCCCCCCCGAGGAGACAGAGGTGCGCTCCCTACGGCACCCCGCCCTGCTGTCGGAGGCTGCAGCTACCTGTGAGTCTTAGTATTGGGGGCGCTTGGTAGGAACAGGGTTGCCTTCGCGTGAGGTGGGGTGACTGTCACCCCCCAGCTCAAGACCAgcacccagccagccggcttgctTTCATACGGTCGCCGCATACGGTGGAGATGCGGCCGCGGCCGTTTTTGAGCTCCCCCCACCATATGCGGCGACCGCAGATTCTCCAGTCCGGCTCCGAAgtttcagcacccgccctataagacgacacccggcgtataagacgacccccgacttttgagaagattttcctgggttaaaaagtcgtcttatatgccAGAATATACGGTAATTTAAATAGTTGTCTAGCATCTGAACTGCTTTAATTTCATATTAAGGAAGGAGTGGTCTGGGTAATACAACTAGTGCGATGTGTAACAGGCCTGGGAATTGAATGATCAAAAATGAAGTGAGTTGCCACCAGCTATTCTTCGGTCACTAGCTGTATGGCAGTGCAGAACTTAGAGAAGCTGTACATGTTGCCGGCTTTGGATGCACAAATAAAAGATTCTTCTTCAAGGATTTGCCTGTTTAGGTCATGTTTTCATATACACTTACTGGATTATGTGATGGGAAAATAGTCATAGGAATGGGCTTATACCTGAATGTGGCTGAGGGGAAGGTAAAGGAACTTAGAATGAATGAAAGGGTAAGGAAGTGTAGGAAAAGAGGCTTGTGGGGAAGGCCAAATGCAGTATGTGGAGGAATTTGGGCTTGAGAGGAGTACTGGAGGAAACAGAACTAGGGAGAGGAAAGACAAGGCAGAGCTGATAAAGGACAGGGAAGATGTGTTAATTGGGGGCTGACAGCATTCTTGGTCAGGTTACCATACACATTCCCAGAGCCAAGACGCCTGCCAAAAGATGGACATGTATTCCCCATGAATACTTTAGGTCATGATTCTAATAATTTGTTTTTCTCATACTTAGGAAACCTAATTGTGGCAATGAGCAGCAACGAGTGCTTCAAATGTGGGCGTACTGGCCACTGGGCTCGGGAGTGCCCTACTGGAATTGGTCGTGGCCGTGGCATGAGAAGCCGTGGCAGAGGTagattctcttcccccccccccaaaaaaaacttatATATGAATTTAAAGTAGATATTCcttttccagtctgcatctgtgttggcattgtttttcttaagatgttttgtttttaaaggtgttttattgCCTCTTtgctatcctgggctccttctgggaggaagggtgagatataaatttgatGATGATAATACTCTGTCTCTTATTTAATAACCTGTTTGGTAGCCACAGAATTCCATGCAGGTGAGTAAGCGTGTTAGTGGGGGAAGGACTGATCACTTCATATCCTCCTTTTCCGCTAGGTTTCCAAACTAGCTGCAGAGGAAGCAAGGCTTCCTGCAAGACAGGGGTGGAAACACAGTTGAAGGGGCAAGCAGAGTTGTCATCTCTCCTTTGCCAGCCTCTTTGGtagaagtcttttttttaaaactggtcTGTGTTTCCTTGCTGGTTGTACAGGAATGGGCCTCCCCTCTTCTTTAGTCAGCATGGATATGCAGACTACTAACCTCTAAGctgattaataaataaaacttgcTGATTGGTAACCTTTGTGGGCTTATTAACCAGGCTGCAAATGAATTATTTACAGAGCAACAGAATGAGCAAAAATAAATTGGTATGCTCTTTTGTACTATTACATAGTTTGATTGATATATGTAGTGTCACCACTAGATTATTAAATGGATTTGTCTTTCTGAACAGGCTTCCAATTTATGTCTTCATCACTCCCAGACATCTGTTACCGCTGTGGTGAGTCTGGTCATCTTGCCAAGGATTGTGATCTTCAGGAGGATGGTAAGTATTACTAAACTTTGGAGAGCACAGATAAGAATAAATATATTACCAGTAAATTGTGGGATTTAACACAAGGTTAAGTACAGATTCTGGAACTCTATCAAGGTTTTATAGTCTTGTTATTTCCTTTTTCTTATTGTGGAAGCCTGCTATAACTGCGGTAGAGGTGGCCATATTGCAAAGGACTGCAAGGAGCccaagagagagcgagagcagtGCTGCTACAACTGTGGCAAACCTGGCCACTTGGCTCGTGACTGTGACCATGCAGATGAGCAAAAGTGCTATTCTTGTGGGGAATTTGGACACATCCAAAAGGACTGCACCAAAGTGAAATGCTATAGGTAAAAATtagttttaaaacaacaaaagtgAATATTAATCTGTTTATGCTAATCTTTTGTTCTCTCATCAACAAATTGTATTTCACAAGAAAATATGTGAGATTGGTTAACATTTGGATTTTTCTACAGTTTCTGCAACAGTTTCTACACTTACGTATTATTTTCTAGCTGTATCTCTTTCCGTATACTTGTTTTGTGCCTTTTCCAGTTGCTAATATATCAGTGCTCTGTTGTGTGAATTTCAATGCTTTTATGCTAGGTTTTGGTAGATGTATGCCTTATAAGTACAGAACTCATTTATTTTATGGCTGGCAATGACATGGTATGCAGGAATCTTATCTTCATGGTCTCCAGTACTATACTGCAGTGTTTCTATGAATGTGCTTTGTGTGTGGGACTAAAGTTCTGCCGTGTCTGATTTCAGGTGTGGTGAAACTGGACATGTAGCCATCAACTGCAGCAAGACTAGCGAAGTCAACTGCTATCGTTGTGGCGAGTCAGGACACCTTGCACGGGAATGCACAATTGAGGCTACAGCTTAACTGTTTTCCTTTGTCGCCCCTCCTTTTTCTGATTGatggttgtattatttttctCTGAATCCTCTTCACTGGCCAAAGGTTGGCAGATAGAGGCTACTCCCAGGCCAGTGAGCTTTACTTGCCGTGTAAAAGGAGGAAAGGGGTGGAAAAATCGACTTTCTGCATTTAActacaaaaatgtttatgtttagtttggTAGAGGTGTTATGTATAATGCTTTGTTAAAGAACCCCCTTTCCGTGCCACTGGTGAATAGGGATGGATGAGTGGAAAGAGTTAAGTCAGACCAGCAAAGCCTCCCTGGGTACCATGGAAGTGATCGTATGCAGGAGGAAAACAAACTGGAAGTGTCTGAACTTCCACAGTAACTAATTACAATAATGGCCTTGGATTGTCTGACCTCAGTAACTGTTATAACACCGAGTATCTGTATCAGGCCTTACCTAGCGCATATAGCTAAGTGGGATAAACAAAACAATGCACATGCCTGTTAATGGCCACGAGAGTGAGGGAGAAATCGAGAATTGAAGTAACAGTAATACAATAAGTGAATGTCTAATATGAGATAACAAGGTAATGGGAAACATTAAATATTTCAAATGAAATCAAACCCAGAACATCAATGCTTTAGAGCATACACAATTTGGAGCTGTTAAGGATTTGCAAAGAAATGCATTTTCACAGAAATCAAGATGTTATTTTTGTATACTATATCACTTAGACAACTGTTGAGTTCCATTTGCTTGTAATCagtttttaaaagtcagatgGTAAAAGCAATTGAAGTCCTAGAATATAGAAATGTAATTTTAAACTATCAATAAagctggaggaggaaggggagtttGGCTGAAGTTTTTTGTTTGGGGTTTATTTTTCAGATACATAATGCAAAATAACATGACAGAGGCAAATGTGTGGGGGGAAAGCTGAACATTGACTATTGTACCACAAATGTATTATACAAAGTTAATTCCTGTATCATTTAAACTGTAGAATTGTCAAATACATCACTTCAGCAGCACTATTCGCATTCTTTTTTCTATGCATACACTGACAAAGAGCAGAATGATTGATTGTTAGGAAAATGGTTTCATACATACTTTTCCTAAATACACTATCCAAGAATCTATAGGGCAGAATCCAGAGTGCTGAAATATCAATGGAACACACTATAAATCTTGTGTTAAATTCTGTAGTCTTCCCAATGGCACATTAGACATAGGGACGAAGTACATTTTGTGGTGGGAAAGTATGTGAAAAGTACCTTCAAGTAACCACAGGGATCTAGCAATAAAGGGGTGAACTACTTGTAGATGTATTCCCTGCTACAGTCAGACAAGATTGCATAGGATTTCTAAATGCCTCAACAGCAAATAGTGCTTGAGGGCTTGTGTACAATAGGTACTGGAACAACATTGTCTAAAACTGAGCAATAAGTTCATGATAAAGGTGCCATCatggaggaaagctttgcttgTTGTGTGACCAGCTTGTGCTTGGAAGGAAAATAGAGCAAGCAGGAGCCGCCTTAGAAAATTTCCCTTGGTTCTTGGCTGAATGAAATTGAGGAAGGAGCAAGTAAGTATGTGCACCTTTACTTAATATCCCCTGCTTTTGCAGGCACTGCTAACTTAGTGCTGGAAATTAATCCAGTGTCTATAGAATGGAGGAAGGGACTCATGAGGTAGTTAAATAATCCATCTAGTAATTGGCATTTATGTTATTAACTATTTAGCTACTCTTAACATCACTAAAATTTCCAGTAATGTAGTGGAAAGGCCAAACCATAGGAGTATAAAGAATACTTTCATATCAGAAAGGTTTGTTTAGCATATTAATAGAGATAACAATGTTTTCTAGCAAGGGACTTAATTGATTTACCTGTGATGGTACTGAGATAAAAATGTAAGCTGTACTTGAGGTTGACTAGAAATaaattccccctttttttttgcctgcTTGGAAAAGATGCATGGGATATAGAAGAAGCATAATGGCTGCTAATGACTATATTCCTCTAAAAGCTTATCACTTTGATCTTATGTGGATGAAATTCAGATCCAGCCCATGATAGCTTCTATGCAGTCATTGCAGCTCCTGGCTTAAATTAAAATATGGGTGTTACAACTTTATCGGGATTTTAACTACATGGAGGCTAACGGCCTTGTAAAATTTGGTCAGTGCATCCCACGAATGTTGAACAGTTAACACTAGAACTTGATAAATTCTCCGTGACCACTACTGTGCTACAAAATGAGGAAAAACTAGCTTCTTTTGAAAGCAAGTAAAGTTTTACCATAGATGTGAGACCCTCTTCCCAGTGTTTTATCCATTCTGTTTTTTTGTTGTATACTCTGTGAAAAGAGACTAGCAAAGTCTGGTTTGTCAGTTCAAATATAGCAAGTAATCTTTAGATGAACAAGTAACATTGGCTTAATCTCTGAATACACAAGAGTCCTTTTGTCATAAAAATTTGTTAGTATTCAAGTTTTCTTCATACTGACCTAATCCATGAGTAGGCTAATAATTGAA is from Rhineura floridana isolate rRhiFlo1 chromosome 3, rRhiFlo1.hap2, whole genome shotgun sequence and encodes:
- the CNBP gene encoding CCHC-type zinc finger nucleic acid binding protein isoform X2; protein product: MSSNECFKCGRTGHWARECPTGIGRGRGMRSRGRGFQFMSSSLPDICYRCGESGHLAKDCDLQEDACYNCGRGGHIAKDCKEPKREREQCCYNCGKPGHLARDCDHADEQKCYSCGEFGHIQKDCTKVKCYRCGETGHVAINCSKTSEVNCYRCGESGHLARECTIEATA
- the CNBP gene encoding CCHC-type zinc finger nucleic acid binding protein isoform X1, which codes for MSSNECFKCGRTGHWARECPTGIGRGRGMRSRGRGFQFMSSSLPDICYRCGESGHLAKDCDLQEDEACYNCGRGGHIAKDCKEPKREREQCCYNCGKPGHLARDCDHADEQKCYSCGEFGHIQKDCTKVKCYRCGETGHVAINCSKTSEVNCYRCGESGHLARECTIEATA